The Martelella sp. AD-3 genome includes a region encoding these proteins:
- a CDS encoding arylesterase, with protein MRLKATVPIVFAFLAALAAATPSKAREPVDLVVLGDSLVAGYELGPGEDYPAQLEAALGDAGYQVAIANAGVSGDTTSGGLARVGWSVPDGTDGVILELGANDALRGVAPQTVKENLAAIIERLQARQIPVMLMGMMAPPNMGADYAEAFNPLYDALAEEYGVPLYPFFLEGVAANAALQLSDGMHPNADGVAVMVENTLPAVRAFIDTIGGQTN; from the coding sequence ATGCGATTGAAAGCGACGGTGCCGATTGTTTTTGCGTTTCTCGCGGCGCTTGCCGCGGCCACGCCATCAAAAGCGCGTGAACCGGTCGACCTCGTGGTGTTGGGCGACAGCCTGGTCGCCGGCTATGAGCTCGGCCCGGGCGAGGACTATCCCGCGCAGCTTGAGGCAGCGCTCGGGGATGCCGGCTATCAGGTCGCCATCGCCAATGCCGGCGTTTCCGGCGATACCACGAGCGGCGGCCTGGCGCGGGTCGGCTGGTCGGTGCCCGACGGCACGGACGGGGTTATCCTCGAGCTCGGCGCCAATGACGCGCTGCGCGGCGTCGCGCCGCAAACGGTGAAGGAGAACCTCGCGGCCATCATCGAGCGCCTCCAGGCGCGGCAGATTCCGGTGATGCTGATGGGCATGATGGCGCCGCCGAACATGGGGGCTGACTACGCGGAAGCCTTCAACCCGCTCTACGATGCGCTTGCCGAAGAATACGGCGTTCCCCTCTATCCGTTCTTTCTTGAAGGCGTCGCCGCCAATGCGGCGCTGCAGCTTTCCGACGGCATGCATCCCAATGCCGACGGCGTCGCGGTAATGGTCGAAAACACGCTTCCTGCCGTAAGAGCCTTCATCGACACTATCGGGGGACAAACAAATTAA
- a CDS encoding ABC transporter ATP-binding protein: MSENLITLDNAHLTLGKGSAAVHVLKGMSVEIGRGESVGILGPSGSGKSTLLMVIAGLERLDSGEITIDGTALSGLSEDALAAFRGENIGIVFQSFHLISNMTALENTAIPLELAGRADAFERARAALESVGLGHRLTHYPGQLSGGEQQRVAIARALAPEPSVLIADEPTGNLDGDTGSQIADLLFDRQRDSGTTLVLVTHDPALAARCDRQVQVRSGEIIGHERAGAAE; the protein is encoded by the coding sequence TTGTCTGAAAATCTCATCACGCTCGACAATGCCCACCTCACCCTTGGCAAGGGGTCCGCCGCCGTCCATGTACTCAAGGGCATGTCCGTTGAAATCGGCCGGGGCGAATCCGTCGGCATCCTAGGCCCCTCCGGATCCGGCAAGTCGACGCTTCTGATGGTGATCGCGGGTCTGGAGCGGCTCGACAGCGGCGAAATCACCATTGACGGCACCGCGCTTTCCGGGCTTTCGGAAGATGCGCTGGCGGCCTTTCGCGGCGAAAATATCGGTATCGTCTTCCAGTCCTTCCATCTCATCTCCAATATGACGGCACTCGAAAACACCGCCATTCCGCTGGAGCTTGCCGGCCGCGCCGATGCCTTTGAGCGCGCACGCGCTGCGCTTGAGAGCGTCGGCCTCGGCCACCGGCTGACGCATTACCCCGGCCAGCTTTCCGGCGGCGAGCAGCAGCGCGTGGCGATCGCCCGCGCGCTCGCCCCCGAGCCCTCCGTACTGATCGCCGACGAACCGACCGGCAATCTCGACGGCGACACCGGAAGCCAGATCGCCGACCTTCTGTTCGACCGCCAGCGCGACAGCGGCACCACGCTGGTGCTCGTCACCCACGACCCGGCGCTGGCCGCGCGCTGCGACCGGCAGGTTCAGGTCCGCTCCGGCGAGATCATCGGCCATGAGCGCGCCGGGGCCGCCGAGTGA